TCCCGGTTGGTCGAGATGCGCCTTCCCCTGCGACCCTCGTCCACCCGCGGCCAGATGCCTGTGAGGCGAATGGTACGGCAGTGCCGTCTGTTATGTGAAGCTCAGGTCGCGTTTTGCGCGCGGAGGCGGTTTCCCATGAGGAGCGCGTCGACCAGCAGGAGCGCGCCGATCACCGCGACGAGCGCGCCAAGGCGGTGCAGACCGCCGTCGGTGGCCGGTCCGGCGAAGACCAGTGCGATCGCGGCGGCGGCGAAGTTGGCGCCGACGTACTGGGACGTACGGAACAGGCCGGCCGCCGCGCCGGTCGCGTCGGCAGGTGCGGCGCTGTAGACGGACAGCTGGTTGCCGAGGCTGTTGAACCCGTTCGGCAACCCAAGCACCGCGCTGATCAGGAACAACACCACCAACGGCGTGGCGGAGTGTACGGCGAGGGCCAGCGCGGCGCCGCCGATCGCGAGCGCCAGAGACCCGATCGCCAGCAACGGCCGAGGCCCGCGCCACCTGGCGAGCCGTGTGGCGGCCACGATCGTCAGCGCACCGAGCGCGGCGATCGGCAGTACGACGAGGCCGACCAGGTCAGGTGGCAGGTGCCGGGCCTGCTCAAGCCAGCCTGGCACGCCATAGAAGATCGCATAGAAGGCTGTGTAGGTGAGCATGGTCCGCGCGTACGTCAGCGACAGCGCCCGGCTGCGGACGAGCAGGCGCACGTCCACGAACGGACTGGCCGCGCGCAGCTCCCACCACACGAAGCCGGCGAGCAGCGGCAGCGCCACCGCGACCAGCCACCACTCCGGCCGGTCGGCCAGCGACAACAGGAGCAGCATGACCGTGGTCATGCCGGCGCTGAACACCAGGAGCCCCGGCAGGTCGACGACGCGCATGACCTGGCGCCAGCCACGCCGCTCCAGCGGTGGATCGGCGGGCACGAGCCGCAGGACGCAGAGCGCCGCGGCGATCGTCATCGGCACGTTGACGAAGAAGATCGACTGCCAGCCGAAGCCGCCGACCAGGAAGCCGCCGAGGCTCGGCCCCAGCGCCGCCGAGGTCTGCGCGAAGATCGACAGGATGCCGAGCGCGCCGACCGCCGACGCCTTTCGCCGGTCGGCGATCCGCCGGATCATCGCCACCCCGGACGGAAACTGCGCGCCGGTGCCGATCCCGAGCAGGATCCGCGCGGCGACCAGCCAGCCGAGCGTCGGCGCGAACCGTGCCAGCAGCGATACGGCGAAGACCAGCGCCAGACCGGCGAGAAACACGCGGCGCGCGCCGAACAGATCGGCCAGCCGGCCGGCGGTCGGCGCCGACACCGCGGTCGCCAGGTAGAGCGCGGAGACCAGCCACTGCGTCTGCGTACCAGCGTGAAAAGCCGCACCGATCTGCACGAGCGCGACCGCGATCATCGACGAGTTGAGCGGCTGCAGCAGCGTGCCGAGGCCGACCGCGGCGCTGAACCGTATCGGCAGGCCCCGGCGCTGGTCGGTGGTCGCGGCCTGGGTCACCTGGCCGCCTCGGCGAGCTTGTCCAGCAGGCCGGCGGCGAGCCGCAGCAGCTCCCGCTCGGTCGGCGTCAGCTCGGTCGCCATCGCGGTCGCCAGGAACGTGTCGCGCCGCCGCCGGTCCTCCTCCAGCAGCTGCCGGCCGCGCTCATTGACTGCCAGCAGGACCTGCCGCCGGTCGGTCGGGTCTTCAGCTCTGCTGATCAATCCTTCGGCGACCAGCTCGGCCGTCGTACGCGCCATCGTCTGCGGCGTGACCCGCTCCACCGCGGCCAGCCGGGTGTTGGTCATCGGACCGTCGCGATCCAGCCAGCCGAGCACGGCGAGCTGCGGATATGGCGGTACGAGCGCGGTCTTTTCCTGACGCAGCCGGCGGACCAGCCGCATCATGCTCAAGCGCAGCTCGTGTGCGGTGTCAGCCAGCTGCCGGTCGGATCGCATGTCTTCAGTTTAGCTGAAGACATGCCCAGCTGAGTCGTGTGCACATCTAGCGCTCCACCGCAGCGATGCACGCATGGTGGCCATGCGTGCATCTCGACCAAGATCGTCTACTTATGTAAGTTTCCACGCGAACCCACCCCCCGCCCGTTCTTGGGTGGGGGCCAGATTGTCACCTGGGTACGACAATTACGTGCCGTAGCAGGTATTCGGCGGCGGTCAGCCTTCCAGGCTTGGCAGCTGGTCGCCGTGGACGGCCTGGATGTCCATCTCGACGCGCAGGGTCGTCCCGACCGCGTCGATGCCGGCGGCCAGGACCTGGTGGTAGGTGATGGAGAAGTCACCCCGCCGCAGCTCGCCGGTCGCCTTCAGGCCGAGGCGCGTGTTTCCCCACGGGTCGACGCGCAGGCCGAGGTAGGTGAGCTCCAGGCTGACCGGCTTGGTCACGTCCTTGATGGTCAGATCGCCGGACAGCGTCCACTGGTCCGGACCGCGCGGCACAATGCCGACCCCGCTGTAGGTGATGGTCGGAAACTGGTCGACGGCAAGGAAATCCGCCGAGCGCAGGTGATCGTCGCGCATCTTGTTGGCGGTGTCGATGCTGTCCGCCTCGATCACCGCGGTCACCGACGAGCGTTCGACCGGGTCGGCGATCTGGATCCGGCCGGAAAACGTGGTGAACCGGCCGCTGACCGTGGTCAGGCCCATGTGCCGGGCGGCGACCACGATGCTGGTGTGCGCCGGGTCGATGGTCCACCGGCCGGTGGCCGGCAGGTCCGAGCCGGGCAGCCGGGACAACCGCAGCGTGCCGAGCTCGGCGGAGCCGCTGGCGGTGACGATGGCCGTACGCGCCGACGGTGTGTAACCCGCCGCGGTGAGGATCGCCGTGTAGGTCCCCGGCGCCAGCCGGCCGGTCGACACGACGCCGTCGCCGTCGGCCATGGCCCGGCCGACCTGCCGGCCGGACGCGTCGGTGACGGTCAGGATCGCGCTGGTGATGGCCCAGCCGTCGCTCGTCTGGACCGTCGCGCGCACTCCACCAGCCTCAGCCGTGGCCGGCTCCGTCGTCATCGGCTCTCCTCATGCGTCAACAGCACGTCGTGTTGGTGTTCCTTGCCACCGTCCAGGCTGACGGTGCTGACCGCCGGCGGATAGCCGGTCGCGACGACCGTGTAGCTGCCTTCCGGCAGCTCCGGGAAGGCGTACACGCCGTCCGCGTCGGTCGTGGTCGCGGCGACCACGTTGCCGGCGTCGTCGACCAGCGTCACGCGCGCGTCGGCGAGCGGGCTGTGCGCCGAGCCGCCGAAGGCGCGGCCGCGCAACCTCGCCGCGCCTGCGAAGTCGACGTCATAGCGGGTCATGCCGCCCTCGGCGACCTCCACCAGCGCCGCCACCGGGTGATAGCGCGGCGCGCTCACCGCGACCGTGTACGTGCCGGCGACCATCTCGGAGAAGGTGTACGACCCGGTCTCGTCGGTCGGCTGCGAGGCGACCACCTCGCCGCGACCGTCGGCGAGGGTGACGATCGCGCCGGCCAAGGCACCGCCGCCGCTGACCCGTACGGTGCCGGTCAGCCCGCTCGTACCGATCAGCACGACCTCGAGGCTGGCCGGCGTGTCGCCGACCGAGATCATCGTCGCCTGCGGCTGGTGCGAGGCCGCCCGCGCGATCAGCACGTAGTTGCCGCGACCCGGCGTGGCCAGCTCGAAGCGGCCGTCCGGACCGCTGCGGCCGCGGCCGAGCTGCTGGCCGCCCGAGTCGATCAGCGTCAGCACCGCGTCGCCGATCGGCGGCTGGCCGCTGCCGCCACCCCGTACGTATCCACGCAGCGGCACGTGGCCGTTTGGCGTGGTCATCTGCGGATAGGTGGGCACGACCTGCCGCTGCGGCCGCATCGGCTGCGTCCCGTTCTGGCTCTGTACGACCGCGGCGACCGGTAACGCGGCGGCGGTCTCGGGCTGGCCGGCCGGCACCGCGGCGAGCGGACGCTGGGTCGGATAGCCGGATTGACCGTTCGGCGGCGGTGGCGTCCCGCCTGGACCGACGCCTGCTGTCTCAGCCACGGCACCCACCATAGAGCCGGCCGCCGCGCCGGCCGCGTCCGCAGGTGCCTGCTGGCCGCCGGAGGCCACCGGCACCTGCGGCGGCTCGCTGGCGATCGACTCGCCGGGAGCCGCGTGCGAGCGCAGCGGGATCTGCTTGAGGAAGAACGAAAGCACGAAGGCGACGCCGATGATCGGCACCAGGTAGAGGAAAATCGGCGGCAGCACGTCGTTGTACGCCTTGATGATGCCGTTGCCGATCTCGGCCGGCAGCGCGCGTACGAGCGTCGGTGTGAGGCTGTTGGTGTCCGGCAGCCGGCTGGCCGCCGCGGCCGGCACGTACTGCGGGATCTTGTCGGTCAGCTGCGTCGCCAGGATCGTGCCGACCAGGGACGCGCCGAGCGATCCGCCGATCTGCCGGAAATAGTTCGAGGCCGAGGTCGCGGCCCCCATCTCGTGGAACGGCACCGAATTCTGCACGATCAGGACCAACGTCGGCATCACCATGCCCAGGCCCAGGCCGACCACCGCGAAATAGATGCTGTTCTCCCAGATCGGGTTGCTTTGGTCCAGCCGCGACAAAAGAAAGAGGCCGACGCCAAGCACGGCGGTGCCGACGATCGGAAAAGTCTTGTAGTGCCCCAAACGGCTGATCAGCTGACCGGAGCCGAGCGAGGCGACCAGCATTCCGGCGACCATCGGCAACATCAGCAGACCCGAGACGGTGGCACTGCGGCCGTCGACCATCTGCAGGAAGGTCGGCACGTAACTCAGTGCGCCGAACATGCAGATGCCCAGCGCGATCCCCATCAGGCTGGTCAGCGCGAACAGGCTGTTCTTGAACAGCTTGAGCGGCAGCATCGGCTCTTTGACGAAGATCTCGGCCACGACGAACAGCACCAGCAGTACGCCGGACCCGATGCTCAGGCCGACGATCTGCGGCGACCCCCAGTCGTACTTGGTGCCACCCCAGCTGGTGATCAGCACGATGCAGGTGCTGAAACCGGCCAGCAGCGCGGCACCGAAGTAGTCGAGGCTGAATTTCGCTTTACGGCGCGGAAGTTTCAGCGCGAGCGCGGTGACGATCATCGCGACGACACCGAGCGGAAGGTTGATGTAGAAACACCAGCGCCA
The nucleotide sequence above comes from Fodinicola acaciae. Encoded proteins:
- a CDS encoding YceI family protein, whose amino-acid sequence is MTTEPATAEAGGVRATVQTSDGWAITSAILTVTDASGRQVGRAMADGDGVVSTGRLAPGTYTAILTAAGYTPSARTAIVTASGSAELGTLRLSRLPGSDLPATGRWTIDPAHTSIVVAARHMGLTTVSGRFTTFSGRIQIADPVERSSVTAVIEADSIDTANKMRDDHLRSADFLAVDQFPTITYSGVGIVPRGPDQWTLSGDLTIKDVTKPVSLELTYLGLRVDPWGNTRLGLKATGELRRGDFSITYHQVLAAGIDAVGTTLRVEMDIQAVHGDQLPSLEG
- a CDS encoding MarR family winged helix-turn-helix transcriptional regulator, producing the protein MRSDRQLADTAHELRLSMMRLVRRLRQEKTALVPPYPQLAVLGWLDRDGPMTNTRLAAVERVTPQTMARTTAELVAEGLISRAEDPTDRRQVLLAVNERGRQLLEEDRRRRDTFLATAMATELTPTERELLRLAAGLLDKLAEAAR
- a CDS encoding MFS transporter — protein: MSSTNHAGAAATAQQTVQQGPQPLSRRQILAVVGALMLVVLLAALDQTIVSTALPKIVGQLHGLTDLSWVITAYLLSSTIVLPIYGKLGDLIGRKWLFQLAIVIFLVGSALSGAAQDIGQLIAFRALQGIGGGGLMIGAQAIIGDLVPPRERGKYQGLIGGAFGIASVAGPLVGGALTDIGDSTWRWCFYINLPLGVVAMIVTALALKLPRRKAKFSLDYFGAALLAGFSTCIVLITSWGGTKYDWGSPQIVGLSIGSGVLLVLFVVAEIFVKEPMLPLKLFKNSLFALTSLMGIALGICMFGALSYVPTFLQMVDGRSATVSGLLMLPMVAGMLVASLGSGQLISRLGHYKTFPIVGTAVLGVGLFLLSRLDQSNPIWENSIYFAVVGLGLGMVMPTLVLIVQNSVPFHEMGAATSASNYFRQIGGSLGASLVGTILATQLTDKIPQYVPAAAASRLPDTNSLTPTLVRALPAEIGNGIIKAYNDVLPPIFLYLVPIIGVAFVLSFFLKQIPLRSHAAPGESIASEPPQVPVASGGQQAPADAAGAAAGSMVGAVAETAGVGPGGTPPPPNGQSGYPTQRPLAAVPAGQPETAAALPVAAVVQSQNGTQPMRPQRQVVPTYPQMTTPNGHVPLRGYVRGGGSGQPPIGDAVLTLIDSGGQQLGRGRSGPDGRFELATPGRGNYVLIARAASHQPQATMISVGDTPASLEVVLIGTSGLTGTVRVSGGGALAGAIVTLADGRGEVVASQPTDETGSYTFSEMVAGTYTVAVSAPRYHPVAALVEVAEGGMTRYDVDFAGAARLRGRAFGGSAHSPLADARVTLVDDAGNVVAATTTDADGVYAFPELPEGSYTVVATGYPPAVSTVSLDGGKEHQHDVLLTHEESR
- a CDS encoding MFS transporter, whose protein sequence is MTQAATTDQRRGLPIRFSAAVGLGTLLQPLNSSMIAVALVQIGAAFHAGTQTQWLVSALYLATAVSAPTAGRLADLFGARRVFLAGLALVFAVSLLARFAPTLGWLVAARILLGIGTGAQFPSGVAMIRRIADRRKASAVGALGILSIFAQTSAALGPSLGGFLVGGFGWQSIFFVNVPMTIAAALCVLRLVPADPPLERRGWRQVMRVVDLPGLLVFSAGMTTVMLLLLSLADRPEWWLVAVALPLLAGFVWWELRAASPFVDVRLLVRSRALSLTYARTMLTYTAFYAIFYGVPGWLEQARHLPPDLVGLVVLPIAALGALTIVAATRLARWRGPRPLLAIGSLALAIGGAALALAVHSATPLVVLFLISAVLGLPNGFNSLGNQLSVYSAAPADATGAAAGLFRTSQYVGANFAAAAIALVFAGPATDGGLHRLGALVAVIGALLLVDALLMGNRLRAQNAT